In one window of Acanthopagrus latus isolate v.2019 chromosome 15, fAcaLat1.1, whole genome shotgun sequence DNA:
- the ifngr1l gene encoding interferon gamma receptor 1-like, with the protein MATFHPVFLLLLAWSQAVPAHVEPPTNVTLHCHNLLSVLKWSYGEFLPGLKFRVFVGSLSSPRRVIWVDPPNLQADVSFSSDPRNDYFINVKAVIGQDESEAAPPGGIKFSFFKGSLANQKCFLDFPAVNVSVHDDHVMFSFTHPWLLYNYTFTDGRVKRRDSEPIPEFTYSVAIVSQGDQRFFCYESLCKDKVILMDQSQKKYCLEVNGEMDKMEVKATQPYCAKPIPKKKGFAFIFIGVALLALLLLGFIFFMVYKKKTKPSSSTPDSMTFYGRVRQLVLPVPHEQMIVPDVEPASPTPLLPPLDKKEEEEITPAATVPAEPQPQLWIEKNEVGGSNTDEGVCEDIEVGNREESLYMPGKNMEDDVTESSDAADHGYEKRPVVVDMGEGENAEGYRG; encoded by the exons tggAGCCACCGACCAATGTGACCCTGCACTGCCACAACCTGCTCAGCGTTCTGAAATGGAGTTATGGGGAATTCCTGCCAGGGCTCAAATTCAGAGTCTTCGTTGGCTCATTGTCGAG TCCTCGTCGGGTGATTTGGGTGGACCCACCAAATCTCCAAgctgatgtttcattttcatctgaTCCAAGAAATGACTACTTCATCAATGTAAAAGCTGTGATTGGACAGGACGAGTCTGAGGCTGCTCCTCCTGGTGGAATcaaatttagcttttttaaGGGCTCTCTAGCAAATCAGAAAT GTTTTCTGGACTTCCCAGCAGTGAACGTCTCTGTACACGATGACCACGTCATGTTCAGCTTTACACATCCCTGGCTGTTGTACAACTATACATTTACAGATGGCAGAGTGAAGAGAAGAGACAGCGAACCAATACCTGAATTTACGTACAGTGTTGCGATTGTCAGCCAG gGGGATCAGAGGTTCTTCTGTTATGAAAGCCTGTGTAAGGACAAGGTCATACTCATGGATCAGTCACAGAAGAAATACTGTCTGGAGGTCAATGGAGAGATGGACAAAATGGAAGTTAAAGCGACACAGCCGTACTGCGCCAAGCcaatacctaaaaaaaaag GTTTTGCCTTCATCTTCATCGGGGTCGCCCTCTTGGCCTTGCTCTTACTTGGCTTTATCTTCTTCATGGTGTACAAAAAGAAGACCAAACCGTCTAGTTCTACCCCAGACTCTATG ACGTTCTACGGTCGAGTGAGGCAGTTGGTCTTGCCAGTGCCTCACGAACAGATGATTGTGCCAGATGTGGAGCCTGCCTCACCCACACCTCTACTGCCACCTCTGGacaagaaagaagaggaagaaataacaCCTGCTGCTACTGTCCCTGCTGAGCCTCAACCCCAACTGTGGATCGAGAAGAACGAAGTAGGAGGGTCAAACACAGATGAAGGCGTGTGTGAGGACATAGAGGTAGGGAATCGTGAAGAATCTTTGTACATGCCAGGCAAAAACATGGAAGATGACGTGACAGAATCATCTGATGCTGCCGACCACGGTTACGAAAAACGTCCGGTGGTTGTGGACATGGGAGAGGGTGAAAACGCGGAAGGTTACCGTGGCTGA